In the genome of Bacillus sp. Marseille-P3661, one region contains:
- a CDS encoding mandelate racemase/muconate lactonizing enzyme family protein — MKIVDLNIHVLSAPLAEPFAFSQGYAVNRTTMIVEILTDEGIIGWGESLCHGLQPPQIAASIVEFALKPILIGEDPSDVEVLWDKMYNLTRPYGQAGATVNAISAVDIALWDILGKSHDKPTYQLLGGAYRKAVKPYATGFYRIKGKQYPETAIEEAHRHLENGFDAMKLKTGFGMKEDIDYILSVREAIGPNVLLMADANCAFNAATARRVLYEIEPAKLHWFEEPLPPEDIEGYKQLIGLTSTFIAAGENIFGSIGARNWIAEKALDVIQPDLASSGGFTACKRINALASSWNMMVNPHVWGTGIGLAASLQYIANIPPAPLCLKPIEPMLEYDQSSHPFRQDLIYGSISMKNGMVDIPSAPGLGIEVNRDVIERYKIN; from the coding sequence ATGAAAATAGTTGATCTTAATATTCACGTATTATCTGCACCGTTGGCTGAGCCATTTGCATTTTCACAAGGCTATGCTGTAAATAGAACGACAATGATAGTTGAAATACTAACTGATGAGGGAATTATTGGCTGGGGTGAGTCACTATGTCATGGATTACAACCTCCACAAATAGCTGCTAGTATTGTAGAGTTTGCTCTGAAACCAATTCTTATCGGAGAGGATCCAAGCGATGTAGAAGTGCTATGGGATAAGATGTATAATCTAACACGACCATATGGTCAAGCGGGTGCGACAGTAAATGCAATTAGCGCTGTTGACATTGCGCTGTGGGATATTCTTGGTAAATCTCATGATAAACCTACATATCAGTTGTTAGGTGGTGCGTATCGTAAAGCTGTAAAACCTTACGCAACTGGCTTTTATCGAATAAAAGGGAAACAATATCCTGAAACAGCAATAGAAGAAGCGCATAGGCATTTAGAAAATGGCTTCGATGCGATGAAACTTAAAACAGGCTTTGGTATGAAAGAAGACATTGACTACATTTTGTCTGTTCGTGAAGCAATTGGTCCTAATGTATTGTTAATGGCAGATGCTAATTGCGCATTTAATGCAGCAACAGCAAGAAGAGTTCTGTATGAAATTGAACCAGCTAAATTACATTGGTTTGAAGAGCCGCTTCCACCGGAAGATATCGAAGGCTACAAACAACTAATTGGCTTGACATCAACTTTTATTGCTGCAGGTGAAAATATTTTTGGCAGCATTGGTGCTAGAAATTGGATTGCTGAAAAAGCGTTAGATGTGATCCAACCAGACTTGGCATCTTCAGGAGGTTTTACTGCCTGTAAAAGAATCAACGCACTAGCTAGTTCATGGAATATGATGGTTAATCCACATGTATGGGGGACAGGAATTGGATTAGCGGCATCTTTACAATACATTGCGAATATACCACCAGCGCCATTATGTCTGAAACCAATAGAACCAATGTTAGAATATGATCAATCTTCACATCCATTTAGACAGGATTTGATATATGGCTCTATCAGTATGAAGAATGGTATGGTTGATATTCCTTCAGCACCCGGCTTAGGCATTGAAGTGAATCGGGATGTGATAGAAAGATATAAAATTAATTAA
- a CDS encoding FadR/GntR family transcriptional regulator: MGYIQIPSNRLAFKVAQKLIESIRNGEYKPGERLPSERELAEKMGISRGPLREALSSLQAANFIYTKNGAGTFVNEVVPSKKNAFRALASALSDQSPIDILEVREPIEVKAAYLAAENRTEEDIKRLRSAFERQRGLILSGQDPREADMEFHLAIAKATQNTVLEKTMELIFSLMDQVFWETVMENLSDKVYQDEKEIQDYIWIHEEILKAIEDKNNERAQLLMKLHINKQMDTL, translated from the coding sequence ATGGGGTATATTCAAATTCCGAGCAACAGACTTGCATTTAAGGTAGCTCAAAAATTAATTGAATCTATTAGGAATGGTGAGTATAAACCAGGCGAACGCTTACCATCTGAAAGAGAACTAGCTGAAAAAATGGGGATAAGCAGAGGACCACTTCGAGAAGCATTGAGTTCCTTGCAGGCTGCAAATTTCATTTATACAAAAAATGGTGCGGGCACATTTGTAAACGAGGTTGTCCCTTCAAAGAAAAATGCCTTTCGAGCGCTAGCCAGTGCTTTAAGTGATCAAAGTCCGATTGATATCTTGGAGGTAAGGGAACCAATTGAGGTTAAAGCCGCATACTTAGCTGCAGAGAACAGAACAGAAGAAGATATAAAACGTTTAAGAAGTGCTTTTGAGAGACAAAGAGGATTGATTTTGTCAGGTCAAGATCCAAGAGAGGCAGATATGGAATTCCATCTTGCCATAGCTAAAGCAACACAAAACACGGTTCTAGAAAAAACGATGGAATTGATATTTTCGTTGATGGATCAAGTATTCTGGGAAACCGTGATGGAAAATTTATCAGATAAAGTATATCAAGATGAGAAAGAGATACAAGATTATATTTGGATTCATGAAGAAATATTAAAGGCCATAGAAGATAAAAACAACGAAAGAGCACAATTGTTAATGAAACTACACATTAACAAACAAATGGACACATTATAA
- a CDS encoding MaoC family dehydratase, producing MQSQHSELLEKSRKVLNRPFEDISIGEQAIFKRIVTEKDILDFATLTGDVNPIHIDDDYAAKTMFKGRIAHGMLTAGFISTLLGTVFPGRNVIYLSQSCKFTAPVRIGDTIKIVGEVIEKHEGKSILTLQTNAYNQNDKMVIEGTAVIMKKEQL from the coding sequence TTGCAATCCCAACACTCTGAATTACTTGAAAAGTCAAGAAAAGTATTAAATCGGCCGTTTGAAGATATTTCCATTGGTGAGCAAGCAATATTTAAGAGAATAGTAACTGAAAAGGATATTCTTGATTTTGCTACTCTAACTGGGGATGTAAATCCTATTCATATTGATGATGATTATGCAGCTAAAACGATGTTTAAGGGCAGAATCGCTCATGGTATGTTAACCGCCGGTTTTATTTCTACCCTACTTGGTACGGTTTTTCCCGGAAGGAATGTAATCTATTTATCACAGAGCTGTAAGTTTACGGCACCTGTTCGAATTGGAGATACCATTAAAATAGTGGGAGAAGTAATCGAAAAGCATGAGGGTAAAAGCATTCTAACTCTACAGACAAATGCGTATAATCAAAACGATAAAATGGTAATTGAGGGGACAGCGGTCATCATGAAAAAGGAGCAGTTATAG
- a CDS encoding 3-oxoacyl-ACP reductase has product MTTNLQGKVAIITGGAVGIGAAITRELAQNGVKIVINYNSSSQAAEKLVASIQENGGTVIAVQADVSKSTEATKLINAAVDTYGQLDILVNNAGITRDRSFKKLSEDDWRSVIDVNLNSLYNTTSAALEPITKSEAGRIINIASVIGQSGAFGQTNYSAAKAGIIGFTKSLALELARTSVTVNAVCPGFIETSMVLEIPEEIRDQIRAKVPQKRFGHPEEIAKGVLFLCKDGAYITGQQLNINGGLYM; this is encoded by the coding sequence ATGACTACTAATCTACAAGGTAAAGTTGCGATTATCACTGGGGGAGCTGTAGGTATCGGAGCAGCTATTACTAGAGAATTAGCTCAAAACGGGGTAAAGATTGTAATCAACTATAATAGCAGTAGCCAAGCTGCTGAAAAATTAGTTGCATCTATTCAAGAAAACGGTGGAACAGTAATTGCTGTCCAAGCGGATGTTTCAAAATCTACAGAAGCTACTAAACTTATAAATGCGGCTGTTGATACATATGGCCAGTTAGATATTTTAGTTAATAATGCAGGAATTACAAGAGATCGTTCATTTAAAAAGCTTTCAGAAGATGATTGGAGATCGGTGATTGATGTTAATTTAAATAGTTTATATAATACAACATCCGCAGCATTAGAACCAATTACTAAATCTGAAGCTGGTAGAATCATTAATATTGCATCTGTTATTGGCCAATCAGGTGCATTCGGGCAAACAAATTACTCTGCTGCAAAAGCTGGTATTATTGGTTTTACAAAATCTCTTGCTCTTGAATTAGCTAGAACAAGCGTAACTGTCAATGCAGTTTGTCCTGGGTTCATAGAAACAAGTATGGTTTTAGAAATCCCAGAGGAAATACGTGATCAAATTCGTGCAAAGGTTCCTCAAAAACGATTTGGCCACCCAGAAGAGATTGCAAAAGGTGTACTATTCCTATGTAAAGATGGAGCTTATATTACTGGTCAGCAATTAAATATCAACGGCGGATTATACATGTAA
- the phaR gene encoding polyhydroxyalkanoic acid synthase subunit PhaR, which translates to MSNQKTFDPFSMWQDYYKNAENYWGKTINEKIGTEEFSEWLGKVLEGNLLYKQMNDKTTKHYLEQMNLPSREDLSNLSSLIVNLDTKVDDLEEQLEANLENQLSPDVVKKDLTALKKEVKEIGSKLDEVLQFIRESQKNTASTKSTTENSN; encoded by the coding sequence TTGTCTAATCAAAAAACGTTTGACCCATTTTCAATGTGGCAGGACTATTACAAAAATGCAGAAAATTATTGGGGGAAGACAATTAACGAAAAAATTGGAACAGAAGAATTTTCCGAATGGTTGGGTAAAGTTTTAGAAGGTAATTTACTTTATAAGCAAATGAATGATAAGACTACCAAACACTATCTAGAACAAATGAATCTACCATCTCGCGAAGATTTATCTAACCTTTCATCACTAATTGTCAATCTCGATACAAAAGTTGATGATCTAGAAGAGCAATTAGAAGCAAATCTCGAAAATCAGCTTTCACCAGATGTTGTGAAAAAAGATCTTACAGCTTTAAAGAAAGAAGTTAAAGAGATTGGCAGTAAATTAGACGAAGTTCTGCAATTTATTAGAGAAAGCCAAAAAAATACTGCTTCAACAAAGAGTACTACTGAAAACAGCAATTAA
- the phaQ gene encoding poly-beta-hydroxybutyrate-responsive repressor — translation MTDKKKSENRDVEKTIGSSPKNFMIPFLLLSLRGGFSLHGYKLIQQLTQFGFSSIDQGNVYRALRQLEKDDLVKSEWDTSSGGPAKRIYSLTHAGEQYLDLWANSLEQYQTMLDSFFNMYTNMFMPPIQKRGEDEPEEK, via the coding sequence ATGACAGATAAAAAAAAATCAGAAAATAGAGATGTTGAAAAAACTATTGGAAGTTCGCCCAAAAATTTTATGATTCCATTTTTACTGTTAAGTTTGCGAGGAGGATTTAGCTTACACGGATATAAGTTAATTCAACAGCTTACTCAATTTGGGTTCTCTTCGATCGACCAAGGTAATGTCTACAGAGCGCTTAGACAGCTTGAGAAGGATGATTTAGTAAAATCTGAATGGGATACATCTAGTGGTGGTCCTGCAAAACGCATCTATTCGTTAACACATGCTGGCGAACAGTATTTAGATTTATGGGCTAACTCACTTGAACAATACCAAACCATGCTTGATAGCTTTTTTAATATGTATACAAACATGTTTATGCCACCGATCCAAAAGCGCGGGGAAGATGAGCCTGAAGAAAAGTGA
- a CDS encoding PQQ-dependent sugar dehydrogenase has product MKNLLWIVILVFFIGACTSNGSKQTKYNEEINAIEVNTQPVEVLATDLNIPWNITKHDQIFYLSQRSGSVIKVDGSTGTKTVQNVVVSREVLHLGEGGLLGFILAPDFPVSKEAIAYHTYEKEGRTFNRVIVLKLSEETWNEQRVLLDKIPGGSIHNGGRVKVGPDRKLYITVGDAGQPENAQNVNSLAGKILRMELDGTIPNDNPFKNSYVYSYGHRNPQGLAWDDAGNFYSTEHGQSAHDEINLIVKGGNYGWPLIEGEQQAANMTSPIFHTGEVTWAPSGIEIKDNKIYIATLRGESIRSYNLTNGTVETFFQDAGRLRDVLIEKDALFTITNNRDGRGTPRENDDQLFKFQIK; this is encoded by the coding sequence GTGAAGAATTTATTGTGGATAGTCATTTTAGTTTTTTTTATAGGAGCATGCACTTCAAATGGTTCTAAACAAACTAAGTACAATGAAGAAATAAATGCTATAGAAGTAAATACACAACCGGTAGAGGTATTGGCAACGGATTTAAATATTCCTTGGAATATAACCAAGCATGACCAGATCTTTTATTTAAGCCAACGTTCCGGTTCAGTAATTAAAGTAGATGGTAGCACTGGCACAAAAACAGTTCAAAACGTTGTTGTGTCAAGAGAAGTTCTCCATTTAGGGGAAGGAGGGCTACTAGGTTTTATACTAGCTCCTGATTTTCCAGTTTCTAAAGAGGCAATCGCATACCATACATATGAAAAAGAGGGAAGGACTTTTAACCGCGTAATTGTATTAAAATTATCTGAAGAAACATGGAATGAACAACGAGTTTTACTTGATAAAATTCCAGGCGGAAGCATTCACAATGGAGGTCGAGTTAAAGTTGGACCCGATCGTAAACTTTATATAACCGTCGGAGATGCGGGTCAACCGGAAAATGCTCAAAATGTAAACAGTTTAGCTGGTAAAATTTTGCGTATGGAGTTAGATGGGACAATCCCAAATGACAATCCTTTTAAAAATTCATATGTATATTCATATGGCCATCGAAATCCACAGGGTTTGGCTTGGGATGATGCAGGGAATTTTTATAGCACAGAGCATGGCCAAAGTGCCCATGATGAAATTAATCTCATTGTAAAAGGAGGTAATTATGGGTGGCCGTTAATTGAGGGGGAACAACAGGCTGCAAATATGACTTCCCCCATCTTCCATACAGGTGAAGTAACATGGGCTCCTTCAGGGATTGAAATAAAAGACAATAAAATTTATATTGCAACTTTACGTGGTGAAAGCATACGCAGCTATAATTTAACAAATGGTACAGTAGAAACGTTTTTTCAAGATGCAGGAAGACTTAGGGATGTTCTAATTGAAAAGGATGCGTTGTTTACTATTACAAATAATCGTGATGGTAGAGGGACCCCACGTGAAAATGACGATCAATTATTTAAGTTTCAAATAAAGTAA
- a CDS encoding TIGR00341 family protein, with protein sequence MSIQLIEIYSSKLDLEDLHRALSQFPIIYDWITNEKEDRTLLKIFVKGEHTEEVLNYLETISSKQPNIHVFLYEVKTYIPDLNEWKITYNKKKTQENDKTKEFVRASRHELYSIVKTSSETSISFTWFIILSTIVAIVGIIKNSSAIVIGAMVIAPLIGPFIATAFASVLGDYRLLYKSLLTSLYGLSIPFFIAAIFGLFFPLPIHSTEFLSRTNIIFVDIIAALASGAAGAISFVKQLHGTLVGVMVSIALLPPTIVFGMIVGAAQWKETVTPLLLLLININSIIFSAIAVFWLSGIQPIKWKEIKDANISKKYSLLFSSIIIIFLAIAIYLVQF encoded by the coding sequence ATGTCCATCCAATTAATTGAGATTTATTCGTCTAAATTAGATCTAGAGGATTTACATAGAGCTCTTAGTCAATTTCCAATCATTTATGATTGGATTACTAATGAAAAGGAGGATCGCACCTTATTAAAGATTTTTGTAAAGGGGGAACATACAGAAGAAGTGCTCAATTATTTAGAAACGATATCCTCTAAACAACCTAATATTCATGTTTTTTTATACGAAGTTAAAACATATATACCTGATTTAAATGAATGGAAGATTACTTATAACAAGAAAAAAACTCAAGAAAATGACAAAACAAAAGAATTCGTGCGTGCAAGTAGGCATGAATTATACTCTATTGTTAAAACATCCTCAGAAACAAGTATAAGTTTTACATGGTTTATAATTTTATCTACCATTGTTGCTATTGTCGGGATTATTAAAAACAGCTCTGCTATTGTAATTGGTGCGATGGTGATTGCACCTTTAATCGGGCCCTTTATCGCCACGGCCTTTGCAAGTGTATTAGGTGATTATAGACTGCTTTATAAATCCTTGTTAACTTCGCTTTATGGACTATCAATCCCATTTTTTATAGCAGCGATTTTTGGACTCTTTTTCCCACTTCCTATTCATAGCACGGAGTTCTTATCAAGAACAAATATTATATTTGTTGACATTATTGCTGCACTGGCTTCCGGAGCTGCAGGAGCTATTTCTTTTGTTAAACAATTACATGGAACACTTGTAGGTGTAATGGTTTCAATTGCACTTTTACCACCAACCATCGTTTTTGGAATGATAGTTGGTGCTGCACAATGGAAAGAGACTGTTACTCCATTACTTCTATTACTAATAAATATAAACTCGATTATTTTTTCGGCGATCGCAGTATTTTGGTTAAGCGGAATACAGCCTATTAAATGGAAGGAAATAAAAGATGCAAATATTTCAAAAAAATATTCCTTATTATTTTCAAGTATAATAATCATTTTCCTCGCTATCGCTATATACTTGGTACAATTTTAG